AGATCATGGCCTGTCCGACCACCTGCAGCTGCGGCGGCATCATGATCAGCTCGGGGATGTAGGCCCGGGCCGGCAGGCTCGCCAGGAACGTGCAGGCCATCGCCACATCCCGCGGCTGCAACGCCTTCTCGAGCGTCTCCCGCGTGGGCGGGACGGGCCGCTTCTCGAGCAGTGGCGTATCGACGAGGCCCGGCAGGATCGCCGTCACCCGGATCCCGTGGGTGCGCTCCTCCATCATGGTCGCCTGGCAGAGGCCGACGATGCCGTGCTTGCTGGCCTGGTACGCCGCGCCCGACATGTCGCCCCAGCGCCCGGACACCGACGAGAACTGCACGATCAGCCCGCCGCCCTGGGCGCGCATCTGCGGCAGCGCGGCCTGCGTGGTGTTGAACGCGCCCGTCAGGTTGACGCTCAGGACGTGGTCCCAGTCGCCCTGCGTGAGATCGCTGATGCGGCGATGCTGGGTGTTCAGGCCGGCCGCGTTGACCACGACATCCAGCCGACCGAGCCGCTCGATGGTCGTCGCGATGGTGTGATCGACCTGGTCGCGGTGGCTGACATCGGTCGGGAGCGCCAGTGCGTGGTAGCCGCTTGCAGCCATCAAACCTGCCATCTCGGCGAGCGTCGAGCCGCGTCTGGCGGCAAGGGCGACTGTGGCTCCACCTTCAGCGAACGCCTGGGCTGCCGCCCGGCCGATGCCGCTGCTCGCGCCGAAGATTACGACAACCTGTCCGTCGAAGCTTCCCATGCCGTTGCACCTCCCGTGCTGCAGGCTGGCGGGCAGCCTGTTCCTCTTGCAGACGGTACAACGTGTCAGGACGTCCGACGGGCCCTGCCCGCTCCGGCTATTCTGCCGGACGCGAGGCCACACCGTACGAGGCCGCGC
The genomic region above belongs to Chloroflexota bacterium and contains:
- a CDS encoding SDR family oxidoreductase, which encodes MGSFDGQVVVIFGASSGIGRAAAQAFAEGGATVALAARRGSTLAEMAGLMAASGYHALALPTDVSHRDQVDHTIATTIERLGRLDVVVNAAGLNTQHRRISDLTQGDWDHVLSVNLTGAFNTTQAALPQMRAQGGGLIVQFSSVSGRWGDMSGAAYQASKHGIVGLCQATMMEERTHGIRVTAILPGLVDTPLLEKRPVPPTRETLEKALQPRDVAMACTFLASLPARAYIPELIMMPPQLQVVGQAMI